A genome region from Thermoanaerobacterium xylanolyticum LX-11 includes the following:
- a CDS encoding transposase: MAKQHDQQFKEEAVEYYFDHKDLGLRGCAENLGVGYSTLSKWVRIYSTNNGTIPTRGSGNYASDVEKENARLQRELRDAKDALDVLKKAISILGK, from the coding sequence ATGGCAAAACAACATGATCAACAATTTAAGGAGGAAGCTGTCGAGTATTACTTTGACCATAAGGATTTAGGACTTCGAGGGTGTGCAGAAAACCTTGGCGTAGGTTATAGCACTCTTAGCAAGTGGGTTAGGATTTATAGCACCAATAACGGAACAATCCCAACTCGTGGTTCTGGCAACTATGCTTCTGACGTAGAAAAAGAAAATGCTAGGCTACAGAGAGAATTACGCGATGCAAAGGATGCACTTGATGTACTAAAAAAAGCCATCAGCATTCTGGGAAAATGA
- a CDS encoding integrase core domain-containing protein translates to MYRRNTRKLHQKTLSYSKKGCPWDNACIESFHSLIKREWLNLYKIRDYDHARKLVFEYIETFYNTVRTHSHCDYKSPDQYEAQYLKKAIKLIG, encoded by the coding sequence ATGTATCGAAGGAATACCAGAAAGCTGCATCAAAAAACACTCAGTTACTCGAAGAAGGGGTGTCCTTGGGATAACGCCTGCATAGAGTCCTTTCATTCACTAATTAAACGTGAATGGCTAAATCTATATAAAATCAGAGATTATGATCATGCTAGAAAGCTAGTGTTTGAATATATTGAGACCTTTTATAACACTGTGCGAACTCATAGCCACTGCGACTATAAATCGCCAGATCAGTATGAAGCACAATACTTGAAGAAGGCAATAAAACTAATTGGGTAA
- the cas2 gene encoding CRISPR-associated endonuclease Cas2 codes for MYVLIVYDVDEKKVAKVNKYLKTYLNWVQNSVFEGELTEAQLNRIMLWFKGHLDLESDSVLIYTASSQKWLSKRIIGIEKNSTDNIL; via the coding sequence GTGTATGTACTTATAGTTTATGATGTTGATGAAAAAAAGGTTGCAAAAGTAAATAAATATTTGAAAACTTATCTAAATTGGGTGCAAAATTCAGTATTTGAAGGTGAATTAACAGAAGCCCAATTAAATAGAATTATGTTATGGTTTAAAGGACATTTGGATTTAGAAAGCGACTCGGTTTTGATATATACAGCAAGTTCTCAAAAGTGGCTATCAAAAAGAATCATAGGAATAGAGAAAAATTCTACTGATAATATTTTGTGA
- a CDS encoding YgaP family membrane protein, with protein MKSNVGSVDKIVRYVIGIILLLLLFILKGNARYWGLLGLIPILTAAFGFCPLYRIFGISTAKKEDKSEKKN; from the coding sequence ATGAAATCCAATGTAGGCAGTGTTGACAAAATAGTCAGATATGTAATCGGAATAATTCTTTTACTCTTGTTATTTATCTTAAAAGGCAATGCCAGATACTGGGGACTCCTTGGACTAATACCTATACTTACGGCTGCGTTTGGTTTTTGCCCGCTGTACAGAATTTTTGGCATAAGCACAGCAAAGAAAGAAGACAAGTCAGAGAAGAAAAACTAA
- the cas6 gene encoding CRISPR-associated endoribonuclease Cas6 translates to MRIKITLLPEEDKSLNINYNYFLSGWVYNTLKKANREFAEHLHEKGYKYGKKVFKLFTFSQLRSKKLKIIDDEIMFLDETYLYITSPKKEFMLNFVTEVLNNEFLKLQDYQFRIKSVEMLKEPEFSNREDKFICLSPIVMSTAIEIDGKRKSINLPLHDSQFIENIKNNLIEKYYVLYNTLPDNLNINIDFDVNYYMKNPNGKRIKFKNVYVKGYMVPFKMSGNPDLIKVAYECGLGEKNSAGFGMIQKIK, encoded by the coding sequence TTGAGGATAAAAATAACATTATTACCAGAGGAAGATAAAAGCTTAAATATAAATTATAATTATTTTTTATCTGGATGGGTATATAACACTTTAAAAAAAGCGAATAGAGAATTTGCGGAACACCTTCACGAAAAAGGATATAAATATGGGAAAAAGGTTTTTAAATTATTTACTTTTTCTCAATTGCGCAGTAAAAAGCTCAAAATAATCGATGATGAGATAATGTTTTTGGACGAAACATACCTATACATAACCTCTCCCAAAAAAGAGTTTATGTTAAATTTTGTGACAGAAGTATTAAACAATGAGTTTTTAAAATTACAAGATTACCAATTTAGGATTAAGAGTGTGGAGATGTTAAAAGAACCGGAATTCAGTAATAGAGAAGATAAATTTATATGTTTATCTCCAATAGTTATGTCTACCGCTATTGAAATTGATGGAAAGAGGAAAAGTATAAATCTACCTTTACATGATTCTCAATTTATTGAAAATATAAAAAATAATTTGATTGAGAAATACTATGTTTTATATAACACGCTTCCAGATAATTTAAATATAAATATAGATTTTGATGTAAATTATTATATGAAAAATCCTAATGGGAAGAGAATAAAATTCAAAAATGTTTATGTTAAAGGATATATGGTACCTTTTAAGATGTCAGGTAATCCCGATTTAATAAAAGTAGCATACGAATGTGGATTAGGGGAAAAGAACAGTGCTGGATTTGGAATGATACAAAAAATAAAATGA
- the cas5b gene encoding type I-B CRISPR-associated protein Cas5b, translated as MKVLRVHLVGWTASFRYPIFITGYQPTLPVPPVSTIYGLISAAKGEYVTPLNTKVGYVMRSEAKGVDLETIYMLSSDNSAKSNVYKREFLLNPDLYVYLTDLSFKEIFKKPEYPLLLGRSSDLMMVEEVKEVDLMQKHGNKKVGGTVVPFEEEGIWGPLQALPMYFSNTIPREAIGIKPYYILKDFIEYNGDNFWYDDELDWGVYLHGQENISQK; from the coding sequence ATGAAAGTTTTGAGAGTGCATCTTGTAGGTTGGACTGCGTCATTTAGATATCCAATTTTTATAACAGGGTATCAGCCTACTTTGCCAGTACCTCCTGTATCTACTATATATGGACTTATTTCTGCAGCAAAAGGAGAATACGTAACACCTTTAAATACAAAAGTAGGTTATGTGATGAGAAGCGAAGCAAAAGGAGTTGATTTAGAAACCATATACATGCTTTCAAGCGACAATAGTGCAAAATCTAATGTTTATAAAAGAGAATTTTTGTTGAATCCAGATTTGTATGTGTATCTGACCGATTTAAGCTTTAAAGAAATTTTTAAAAAGCCCGAGTATCCACTTCTTTTGGGGAGAAGTTCTGATTTGATGATGGTGGAGGAAGTTAAAGAAGTAGATTTAATGCAAAAACATGGTAATAAAAAGGTTGGAGGTACAGTGGTACCTTTTGAAGAGGAAGGCATCTGGGGTCCTCTTCAAGCATTGCCTATGTATTTTTCAAATACTATTCCAAGGGAAGCGATTGGCATTAAACCGTATTATATTTTAAAAGATTTCATCGAATATAATGGAGATAATTTTTGGTACGATGATGAATTAGATTGGGGAGTATATTTACATGGGCAAGAAAATATTAGCCAAAAGTAG
- a CDS encoding DUF1646 family protein has translation MINAILFAILLIILTVPFFVKAIEDNIEYFLFVMGIIAVTVSGAMSLDLLSHILKNHLLYIITAAVFISGLLFEIFKIKIKEFVKSILNHISLKIFVFMLIVVLGLTSSIITAIVASLVLVEIVHILPIHHKDKVVITVIACLSIGLGAALTPVGEPLSTLVISALKKDFFYLLRTIGIYIVPAIFVMGILGAFYVNRFADNAKPKQEEEYFKEEEMEIRQIENIKFIVIRSIKIFIFLLALELLSAGFKPLVDNYVMHMNVRLLYWVNMISAVLDNATLAAAEISPAMDPEHIRAILMGLLISGGMLIPGNIPNIISAGKLEIKSKEWAKIGIPISMAVLVVCYIFVFI, from the coding sequence ATGATTAACGCTATTTTGTTTGCAATACTATTAATAATACTAACAGTGCCTTTTTTTGTAAAGGCAATAGAAGATAATATTGAATATTTTCTATTTGTCATGGGCATCATCGCAGTTACCGTATCAGGTGCAATGTCACTTGATCTTTTATCACATATATTAAAAAACCATCTTTTGTACATTATAACGGCTGCCGTTTTTATCAGCGGACTTTTATTTGAAATTTTTAAAATCAAAATCAAAGAATTTGTAAAATCAATTTTAAATCACATATCGCTTAAAATTTTTGTTTTTATGTTAATAGTCGTATTAGGACTTACATCAAGTATTATAACTGCGATTGTTGCTTCATTAGTTTTAGTTGAAATAGTTCACATCTTGCCAATACATCACAAAGACAAAGTCGTCATCACTGTAATCGCATGCCTTTCGATTGGCTTAGGGGCAGCATTGACACCTGTAGGAGAGCCTTTATCCACATTGGTAATCTCTGCTTTAAAAAAAGACTTCTTCTACCTTCTAAGAACGATTGGCATTTACATCGTACCTGCAATTTTTGTAATGGGTATTTTAGGCGCCTTTTACGTAAATAGATTTGCAGATAATGCGAAACCAAAGCAAGAGGAAGAATATTTTAAAGAAGAAGAAATGGAAATTAGACAAATAGAAAATATTAAGTTTATCGTCATCCGCTCAATAAAAATCTTCATATTTTTATTAGCTTTAGAACTTTTAAGTGCCGGATTTAAGCCGTTGGTTGACAACTATGTAATGCACATGAACGTTCGACTTTTATACTGGGTAAATATGATTTCAGCAGTATTAGACAATGCCACATTAGCAGCAGCGGAAATAAGCCCTGCAATGGATCCCGAGCACATCCGCGCTATTCTGATGGGACTTTTAATAAGCGGGGGCATGTTGATACCCGGAAATATACCAAATATTATATCTGCAGGAAAGCTGGAAATAAAAAGCAAAGAGTGGGCCAAAATAGGGATTCCCATATCTATGGCAGTTTTAGTTGTTTGCTATATATTTGTTTTCATTTAG
- the cas4 gene encoding CRISPR-associated protein Cas4 has translation MDLVTGTEINYYFVCKHKLWLFTHGINMEHNSDYVDIGNAIHEKSFQREDKEILLDERIKIDFIKNQMEIHETKKSKAMEEATKYQVLYYIYYLKTKGMENVKGVIHYMDNHSKEEINLSEEDENEIKKIIGEINKIKSADKPPAIVKSRVCTKCSYYELCFS, from the coding sequence ATGGATTTAGTCACAGGTACAGAGATAAATTATTATTTTGTTTGTAAACACAAATTATGGCTTTTCACACATGGAATAAACATGGAACATAATTCAGATTATGTTGACATAGGGAATGCAATTCACGAGAAAAGTTTTCAAAGAGAAGACAAAGAAATTTTGCTGGATGAACGGATAAAAATCGATTTTATTAAAAATCAGATGGAAATACATGAAACCAAAAAGAGTAAGGCTATGGAAGAAGCTACTAAATACCAAGTTTTATACTATATTTATTATTTAAAGACAAAAGGAATGGAAAATGTTAAGGGTGTCATACATTATATGGATAACCATTCAAAAGAAGAAATTAATCTTAGTGAAGAAGATGAAAATGAAATAAAAAAGATAATTGGAGAAATCAATAAAATAAAATCTGCAGATAAACCGCCGGCGATAGTAAAAAGTAGGGTTTGCACAAAGTGCAGCTATTATGAATTGTGTTTTAGTTAG
- the cas7i gene encoding type I-B CRISPR-associated protein Cas7/Cst2/DevR — protein MNNVNGFMLIDAPASALNNAGPDIGAKTENTIAVKKIRRGKGEYVYVSGQAFRFWMRSSLENVFGWELSPIEREAKIAFTAADPFKYPDDDVFGYMRAIGKKSGITLTRISPFKCSPLISVTPVNIVNDFGVMARHEGDPVPYEHEFYSTVLKGIFSLDLDSVGRFSSENKTGYMNITEAYKKEWEEYNCFVEEHGKIVTLPLEVRAKRASDLIGVLPYIFGGAKQTSHLTDVSPKFLVLAILNCGNNIFMNIAVDDKGEAAINVKALKEVIVDYRENIISDVYIGKREGFMDEYNEDLKRMVNELNDTLLKNIKVHLLTVNEAVSKFQQVVSGFYKR, from the coding sequence ATGAATAATGTAAATGGCTTTATGCTAATAGATGCTCCGGCTTCAGCATTGAATAATGCGGGACCAGATATTGGAGCCAAGACAGAAAATACAATCGCTGTAAAGAAAATAAGAAGAGGTAAAGGTGAATATGTATACGTTTCGGGACAAGCTTTTAGATTTTGGATGAGAAGTTCATTAGAAAATGTTTTTGGTTGGGAATTATCGCCTATTGAAAGGGAAGCAAAAATAGCCTTTACAGCAGCCGATCCTTTCAAATACCCGGATGATGATGTGTTTGGATATATGCGGGCAATAGGGAAAAAATCAGGTATAACTTTGACAAGAATATCACCTTTTAAGTGTTCGCCATTGATTTCTGTTACACCTGTTAATATTGTGAATGATTTTGGCGTCATGGCTAGACATGAGGGCGATCCTGTTCCGTATGAACATGAGTTTTATTCAACTGTATTAAAAGGAATTTTTTCTCTTGATTTAGACTCTGTAGGCAGATTTAGCAGTGAAAATAAAACTGGTTATATGAATATAACAGAGGCTTATAAAAAAGAGTGGGAAGAATATAATTGTTTTGTTGAAGAGCATGGAAAGATTGTGACGTTACCACTGGAAGTAAGGGCTAAAAGAGCAAGCGATTTAATAGGAGTGCTGCCTTATATATTTGGTGGAGCTAAGCAAACTTCACATCTGACAGATGTTTCTCCAAAATTTTTAGTTTTGGCTATCCTAAATTGCGGAAATAACATATTCATGAATATTGCCGTTGATGACAAAGGAGAAGCTGCCATAAATGTAAAAGCTTTAAAAGAGGTTATCGTGGATTATAGGGAAAATATTATTTCTGATGTTTATATTGGGAAAAGAGAAGGATTTATGGATGAGTACAATGAAGATTTGAAACGAATGGTTAATGAACTGAATGATACGTTATTAAAAAATATTAAAGTACATCTTTTAACAGTAAATGAGGCGGTGTCAAAATTTCAGCAAGTGGTTAGTGGTTTTTATAAGAGGTGA
- a CDS encoding CRISPR-associated helicase/endonuclease Cas3, producing the protein MGKKILAKSSKYGEETLIQHTQNALQVFESLKNAYPEVVEICNEEKFYEYLFTAIFLHDFGKAAEGFQRMLKEGKPWGYRHEIISAGFISCLSYPDDVRKDIALAIITHHRDLYELQESYSTLTISGKDNYVKRLKELDGNIKYLQYMIGEVPEWSKEYLGYEIRLKQVESIEEIQDVFYFAVREYLNDYEDKKVVKNKRKLFLRGFLTACDHLSSASQEEIIKAISDMEVLFKFDKYKDTQLKAMNTKGSAVLIAPTGYGKTEASLLWSNYNQNKSKGKRVFYVLPYTASINAMYNRLKNSFGDESVALLHGKAFYFLYKEFAKSGEDYFDAVNKAKTKYDLSKKIFKPYKVLTPFQILKYFFSVTGFEQHIGEMAGGLFIVDEVHSYDPHTTALILESLKYLKEEYKAEIFIMSATLPEFLKKLFMKELNIESLIEPNKEEIKAIARHKVSVIGGDVFFNISRIIKDIKEDKKVLIVCNTVDRAQKIYNELKKYTNKSVLLHSRFVLKDRERIENSLNKVQLLVGTQAIEVSLDIDFDILYTEPAPIDALIQRFGRVNRKGIKNASPVYIFSKGSEEDKFVYKNQKVVNTTLELLSNCNILSEDLIQNLVNETYKNGYDDKDYKEFLKARESFKSVISQLYPFIENKHLKEEFYEMFDNREVVPYIFKEEYIDKVKNKEYFEAAGYMVGISQRRYISLKKQGLIENNGYDVDFVYCEYDKDLGLLIGNTYDNIFTP; encoded by the coding sequence ATGGGCAAGAAAATATTAGCCAAAAGTAGCAAATATGGAGAAGAAACACTTATTCAACATACACAAAATGCACTTCAAGTTTTCGAAAGTCTAAAAAATGCCTACCCAGAAGTTGTTGAGATTTGCAATGAAGAAAAATTTTACGAGTACTTATTTACAGCAATATTTTTACACGATTTTGGGAAGGCGGCAGAAGGATTTCAAAGGATGCTAAAAGAAGGAAAGCCATGGGGTTACAGGCATGAGATAATATCAGCAGGCTTTATCTCATGCCTTTCTTATCCTGATGATGTGCGAAAAGATATAGCTCTTGCGATTATCACACATCATAGAGATTTATACGAACTGCAGGAAAGCTATTCTACTCTGACGATATCAGGAAAGGATAATTATGTAAAAAGGTTGAAAGAATTAGATGGTAACATAAAGTATTTGCAATATATGATAGGCGAGGTGCCAGAGTGGAGCAAAGAATATTTGGGATATGAAATTAGATTAAAACAGGTAGAATCTATTGAAGAAATACAGGATGTTTTTTACTTTGCTGTTAGAGAGTACTTAAATGATTATGAAGATAAAAAAGTCGTGAAAAATAAAAGAAAGTTATTTTTAAGAGGATTTTTGACTGCTTGTGACCATTTATCATCAGCTTCTCAGGAAGAAATAATAAAAGCAATTTCAGATATGGAAGTGTTGTTTAAATTTGACAAATATAAAGATACTCAATTAAAAGCTATGAATACAAAAGGATCTGCTGTTTTAATTGCACCAACTGGGTATGGAAAGACTGAAGCTTCTCTATTGTGGAGCAATTACAATCAAAACAAATCAAAGGGGAAAAGGGTATTTTATGTATTGCCTTATACTGCAAGTATTAATGCTATGTACAATCGGCTAAAAAATTCTTTTGGAGATGAAAGTGTGGCTTTGCTTCATGGGAAGGCTTTTTATTTTCTATATAAAGAGTTTGCGAAATCAGGAGAAGATTATTTTGATGCTGTAAATAAGGCTAAAACAAAATATGATTTATCTAAAAAAATTTTTAAACCATATAAAGTATTGACTCCATTTCAAATATTAAAATACTTTTTTAGCGTTACTGGATTTGAACAGCATATAGGAGAAATGGCTGGCGGACTTTTTATTGTGGATGAAGTACATAGTTATGATCCACATACGACCGCTTTAATACTGGAAAGCTTAAAATACTTGAAAGAAGAGTATAAAGCGGAAATTTTTATTATGTCAGCTACTTTGCCGGAATTTTTGAAGAAACTTTTCATGAAAGAATTAAATATAGAAAGCCTAATTGAGCCGAATAAAGAAGAAATTAAAGCAATTGCAAGACACAAAGTTTCTGTTATTGGAGGAGATGTTTTTTTCAATATAAGCAGAATAATTAAAGACATAAAAGAAGATAAAAAAGTTCTTATTGTTTGCAATACAGTTGATCGTGCACAAAAGATTTATAATGAATTAAAGAAATACACTAATAAAAGTGTTCTCCTTCATTCACGATTTGTTTTAAAGGATAGAGAAAGGATAGAAAATAGTTTAAACAAAGTTCAATTGTTAGTGGGTACCCAAGCAATTGAAGTTTCTCTTGATATAGATTTTGATATTTTATATACTGAACCTGCTCCTATTGATGCACTAATTCAAAGGTTTGGCAGAGTAAACAGAAAAGGGATAAAGAATGCATCGCCAGTTTACATTTTTTCCAAAGGATCTGAAGAAGATAAATTTGTTTACAAAAATCAAAAGGTTGTAAATACAACATTAGAGCTTTTAAGTAATTGTAATATACTAAGTGAAGATTTAATACAAAATTTGGTTAATGAGACTTATAAAAATGGTTATGATGATAAAGATTATAAAGAATTTTTAAAAGCAAGAGAAAGCTTTAAAAGCGTTATAAGTCAGTTATATCCTTTTATTGAAAATAAACATTTAAAAGAAGAATTTTATGAGATGTTTGACAATAGAGAGGTTGTTCCGTATATATTTAAAGAAGAATACATTGATAAAGTCAAAAACAAAGAATACTTTGAGGCGGCTGGGTATATGGTTGGAATTTCTCAACGTAGATATATATCTTTAAAAAAACAGGGCCTTATTGAAAATAATGGTTATGATGTGGATTTTGTATATTGCGAATATGATAAAGATTTAGGGCTTCTCATTGGCAATACTTATGATAATATATTTACACCATGA
- the cas8a1 gene encoding type I-B CRISPR-associated protein Cas8b1/Cst1 — protein MNNIFTYTGNPFVDAGITAMLVWLDKGKPEEIEDYEVRSLFAELTDLYVQKSWNKIMYSIFPNSKLTNPSVKDKKGEYDKLLNELLSEVLVLGNSGNCIACGKRDSKRHFTKTQVPLTGTSDFMNFFSYGKGGADYCSACALAIQFSPLIFYKCGNLVCVQSNNKEAERIYAKKCKSFIDIQKATKNYTGCNDEGYTNPVNALFHLVTDIILTYDRREWYKENTNIRLYYFTNFNQPPLDNLSIYDMPDEIFKFLAYALQHEEKDNWKKVIKRGYFTTKKVNLDEEDEYKNLHNDVYERLLRGQSILRYFVDVNERKTLIKWGFLEYYMKEVRKMEAKRLDTIKKVADDIANVIKIRGNIKRLIQLENAKNYGEFRNVLRLIIKERISAGFEKPLFSIDEYEKYLFPEGNLSWRETQDLIIFRLYEQLHDWLINNDKEIKEDLVEEDETISKDEDIEMI, from the coding sequence ATGAACAATATATTTACATATACGGGGAATCCTTTTGTGGATGCTGGTATAACCGCCATGTTGGTATGGCTTGACAAGGGAAAACCGGAAGAGATAGAGGATTATGAGGTAAGAAGTTTATTTGCAGAGTTAACAGATTTATATGTTCAAAAAAGTTGGAACAAGATAATGTATTCTATTTTCCCAAATAGTAAATTGACAAATCCAAGTGTTAAAGACAAAAAAGGCGAATATGATAAGCTTCTTAATGAGTTATTATCTGAAGTTTTGGTCTTAGGGAATAGTGGAAATTGTATTGCTTGTGGAAAAAGAGATTCAAAGAGGCATTTTACAAAAACTCAAGTGCCTTTAACAGGGACGAGCGATTTTATGAATTTCTTTTCTTACGGTAAGGGTGGAGCTGATTATTGTTCTGCTTGTGCTTTAGCTATTCAATTTTCTCCGCTTATCTTTTATAAATGTGGCAATTTAGTATGTGTTCAATCGAATAATAAAGAAGCAGAGAGAATTTATGCTAAGAAATGCAAATCATTTATTGATATTCAAAAAGCTACAAAGAATTACACTGGATGTAATGACGAAGGATACACAAATCCTGTAAATGCTTTATTTCATTTGGTTACAGACATTATACTAACCTATGATAGAAGAGAGTGGTATAAGGAAAATACCAATATAAGACTATATTATTTTACTAATTTTAATCAACCACCACTTGATAACTTATCAATATATGATATGCCGGATGAGATATTTAAATTTTTGGCTTATGCTCTTCAGCATGAAGAGAAAGATAATTGGAAGAAAGTCATAAAGAGAGGATACTTTACAACAAAAAAGGTTAATTTAGATGAGGAAGATGAGTATAAAAATTTACACAATGATGTTTATGAAAGGCTTTTAAGAGGACAGTCAATTTTAAGGTATTTTGTGGATGTTAATGAGAGGAAAACTTTAATAAAGTGGGGCTTTCTTGAATATTACATGAAGGAAGTGAGAAAAATGGAAGCTAAAAGATTAGACACAATAAAAAAAGTTGCTGATGATATTGCTAATGTCATAAAAATTAGAGGGAATATTAAAAGACTTATCCAACTTGAGAATGCAAAGAATTATGGTGAATTCAGAAATGTTTTGCGGTTAATAATTAAAGAACGTATAAGTGCTGGATTTGAGAAGCCTTTATTTTCCATTGATGAATACGAAAAGTATCTTTTCCCTGAGGGAAATTTATCTTGGAGAGAAACGCAAGATCTCATAATTTTTAGGCTTTATGAACAACTACATGATTGGTTAATTAATAATGATAAGGAAATAAAAGAGGATTTAGTTGAAGAAGATGAGACTATAAGCAAAGATGAAGATATTGAAATGATTTAA
- a CDS encoding IS3 family transposase, with protein MTEAIYLEVYRKCEASKGKRRVSVSGMLRYLGVSRSGYNSWLKRKPSKQQLRKESVQDKIREIHAKSHDIYGAPKITKELHKAGEVISERTVGKYMKEIGLKARYIKPYTVTTRNSNFSSSLENILQQQFNPDSPNAVWCTDITYIWTVDGFVYLTSIMDYIHGKL; from the coding sequence ATGACAGAGGCGATTTATCTTGAAGTCTATCGCAAGTGTGAAGCTTCCAAAGGGAAACGCCGCGTTTCTGTCAGCGGAATGCTGCGCTATTTAGGCGTTTCCAGGTCCGGTTATAACTCTTGGTTAAAGCGCAAACCATCAAAACAGCAGCTAAGGAAAGAATCTGTCCAGGACAAAATTCGTGAAATCCATGCAAAGTCTCATGATATTTACGGAGCTCCAAAAATTACAAAGGAACTACATAAAGCTGGGGAGGTCATCTCAGAAAGAACTGTAGGTAAATATATGAAGGAAATAGGCTTAAAAGCAAGGTATATCAAGCCTTATACAGTTACAACACGTAACTCAAACTTCAGTAGTTCTCTTGAGAACATTTTACAGCAACAGTTCAATCCGGACTCTCCCAATGCAGTCTGGTGTACTGATATAACATATATCTGGACTGTAGATGGATTTGTATACCTGACCAGTATCATGGATTATATTCACGGAAAATTATAG
- a CDS encoding DDE-type integrase/transposase/recombinase, with product MYLDCRWICIPDQYHGLYSRKIIAWTLSKTLEVSCVLDTINKAKATRKLTNPLVIHSDRGSQYVSKEYQKAASKNTQLLEEGVSLG from the coding sequence ATATATCTGGACTGTAGATGGATTTGTATACCTGACCAGTATCATGGATTATATTCACGGAAAATTATAGCGTGGACACTTTCCAAAACACTAGAGGTATCATGTGTTTTAGATACCATAAATAAAGCAAAGGCAACTAGAAAGTTAACTAACCCACTAGTTATCCACAGTGATCGTGGAAGTCAGTATGTATCGAAGGAATACCAGAAAGCTGCATCAAAAAACACTCAGTTACTCGAAGAAGGGGTGTCCTTGGGATAA
- the cas1b gene encoding type I-B CRISPR-associated endonuclease Cas1b, whose amino-acid sequence MKKSIYINTSGRLSRKDNTIFFESETFGKKFIPVNNVEEIFLFGEIDFNTKAINFLAQNNITVHVFNYYGYYSGSFYPREHLPSGFLLVKQVEKYKDDVERLNIAKEIINGASHNILKNIKYYANRKEGLDEFVERIENERKNLKDIKTINELMGVEGRIRNIYYSAFETIIDGKFVFKNRTMNPPDNPINALISFGNSMMYSIVLTEIYNTQLNPTISYLHEPGERRFSLSLDISEIFKPIIIDRIIFSLINQKMIREEHFDQDLELCYLNEKGRVIFQREFEEKLGTIIKHPGLNRSVSYRRLIRLECYKIIKHLLDEEKYESLKMWW is encoded by the coding sequence ATGAAAAAAAGCATATATATAAATACAAGTGGACGACTTAGCAGGAAAGACAATACCATTTTCTTTGAAAGTGAAACATTTGGGAAAAAGTTTATACCTGTAAATAATGTAGAAGAAATATTTTTATTTGGAGAAATAGATTTTAATACAAAAGCAATCAATTTTTTAGCACAAAACAACATAACAGTGCACGTATTTAATTATTACGGCTATTATTCCGGAAGTTTTTATCCAAGAGAACATTTGCCCTCAGGCTTTTTATTGGTTAAGCAAGTGGAAAAATACAAAGATGATGTGGAGAGACTTAATATCGCAAAGGAAATTATAAATGGCGCCAGTCATAATATATTAAAAAACATTAAGTATTACGCCAATAGAAAAGAGGGATTAGACGAATTTGTAGAGAGGATTGAAAACGAGAGAAAAAACCTAAAGGATATAAAGACAATAAATGAGCTAATGGGTGTGGAAGGCAGGATTAGAAATATATATTATTCTGCTTTTGAAACAATAATTGATGGAAAATTTGTATTTAAGAATAGAACGATGAATCCTCCGGATAATCCTATAAATGCATTGATTTCCTTTGGAAATTCGATGATGTATTCTATTGTTCTTACAGAGATTTACAATACACAGCTAAATCCCACTATAAGCTATTTACATGAACCTGGCGAAAGGAGATTTTCTCTAAGTCTTGATATAAGCGAAATATTTAAGCCCATTATTATAGACAGGATTATTTTTAGCTTGATAAATCAAAAAATGATAAGAGAAGAGCATTTTGATCAGGATCTAGAGCTGTGTTATTTGAATGAGAAAGGTAGAGTTATATTTCAAAGAGAGTTTGAAGAAAAATTGGGGACTATTATTAAACATCCTGGCTTAAATAGAAGCGTAAGCTATAGAAGACTGATAAGACTTGAATGTTATAAAATTATTAAGCATTTATTAGACGAAGAAAAATATGAATCATTAAAAATGTGGTGGTAA